The following are from one region of the Anabas testudineus chromosome 2, fAnaTes1.2, whole genome shotgun sequence genome:
- the LOC113163990 gene encoding uncharacterized protein LOC113163990 codes for MCPRMSACCWWLLLAAVPALCENIIYKKIGDEVVLEPGSVSEPIKSLTWKVDVNLAMMWDGKEVDSFRQFKERGSLNTTTGQMTITGLTPSDSGTYTAESKEIKNEPVRLIVISAVPVPSVNLSCNDEKTSCTLTCDGNTTDAGEVKYAWKSDDSIIANLLDKTHHITKDSSNGTETFSCEMKNPVSEESSMPFPNPLFTNEPKTKEGVFHPKTIAGLIVFFSLLVSVLLLAAVHRCKTGMWFYQKESMPWEADFWRKKERKPKNTAAHQEKKQTEEETSLT; via the exons ATGTGTCCGAGGATGTCGGCCTGCTGCTGGTGGCTCCTGCTGGCTGCTGTCCCCGCGCTGTGCG AGAACATAATCTACAAGAAGATCGGTGATGAGGTTGTTTTAGAACCAGGATCTGTGTCTGAGCCCATCAAAAGCCTCACATGGAAGGTTGATGTTAACCTTGCCATGATGTGGGATGGAAAGGAAGTTGATAGTTTTCGTCAGTTTAAAG AGCGTGGAAGCCTGAACACTACAACTGGACAGATGACGATCACCGGACTGACTCCCTCTGACAGCGGAACGTACACAGCAGAATCCAAAGAAATCAAGAATGAACCAGTTCGTCTCATAGTCATCT CTGCCGTCCCGGTCCCCTCTGTGAATCTGTCCTGTAATGATGAGAAAACCAGCTGCACGTTGACCTGTGATGGAAACACTACAGATGCTGGAGAAGTTAAATACGCATGGAAGTCAGACGACAGCATCATAGCTAACTTATTGGACAAGACACATCATATAACG AAGGACAGTTCTAATGGTACAGAAACGTTCAGCTGTGAGATGAAGAATCCAGTCAGTGAGGAGAGCAGCATGCCCTTCCCCAACCCTTTATTCACCAACGAAC CGAAAACGAAAGAGGGCGTATTTCATCCCAAAACGATCGCAGGACTCATAGTTTTCTTCAGTCTGCtggtgtctgtgctgctgctggctgccgTACACAGATGTAAAACAG GGATGTGGTTCTATCAGAAAG agtcCATGCCTTGGGAAGCAg ACTtctggaggaagaaggagaggaaac CTAAGAACACCGCTGCTCATCaggagaagaaacaaacagaag aggaaacatcattgacGTAA
- the LOC113164760 gene encoding C-X-C chemokine receptor type 1-like, which produces MKKAHIVSFFSTNSFGCQAIAVFESRRSPTEVMSITYIFTDDYFENDTSHNNITNYVPDQDFYSCPIKPLEPAAALILCLINVAIFLLAIPGNLLVGCVISSSINALTPSDMYLFHLTIADGLMALTIPFSATAMIQGWIFGDFMCKLISFVFDVNFYTSIIFLVCISVDRYLVIVHARETYKHRKRMCSWILCAAVWGLGLALAAPSFFHQVSEISNDSEILICSETYDKGNATLWRLAIRGVHHIFGFLLPLGVMITCYSITIARLLHTRGFHKHRAMKVIIVVVVAFLLCWTPYHLTTIVDTLLRGRVIPYDCAARSSVSTALTVTNTLALLHSCINPFLYAFVGQRFRKKIMHLSQRKLRQERMSLSKFSRSTSQTSEGSGAVF; this is translated from the exons ATGAAAAAAGCCCACATTGTATCATTCTTCAGCACAAACTCATTTGGGTGTCAAGCTATCGCCGTCTTTGAAAGTCGCCGCAGCCCAACAGAAG TCATGTCCATCACCTACATCTTCACTGATGATTACTTTGAAAATGACACCAGCCACAATAATATCACAAACTACGTTCCGGATCAGGATTTCTATTCATGTCCAATAAAACCACTGGAACCTGCAGCAGCTTTGATCCTGTGTCTCATCAACGTTGCCATCTTTCTACTGGCAATACCAGGAAACCTGTTAGTGGGGTGTGTGATCAGCTCCAGCATAAATGCCCTGACTCCATCGGATATGTACTTGTTTCATCTGACGATAGCAGATGGTCTGATGGCCCTGACTATTCCATTCTCAGCTACAGCAATGATTCAAGGATGGATATTCGGAGACTTCATGTGCAAACTCATCAGCTTTGTCTTCGACGTAAACTTCTACACCAGCATCATCTTCCTAGTCTGTATTAGCGTCGATCGGTATCTTGTGATTGTGCACGCCAGAGAAACTTACAAGCATCGCAAGAGGATGTGCAGCTGGATcctgtgtgcagcagtgtgggGCCTCGGTTTGGCCCTCGCTGCGCCTTCATTTTTCCACCAAGTCTCCGAAATCAGCAACGACTCAGAGATATTGATCTGTTCTGAAACCTATGACAAGGGCAATGCCACTTTATGGAGACTTGCAATTCGGGGGGTTCACCACATATTTGGCTTTTTACTCCCCCTTGGTGTCATGATAACCTGCTACAGCATCACCATCGCAAGGCTGCTGCACACTCGTGGTTTCCACAAGCACCGGGCCATGAAGGTGATCATAGTCGTGGTGGTTGCGTTCCTGCTGTGCTGGACTCCATATCATTTAACCACAATAGTGGACACGCTCCTGAGGGGTCGTGTGATACCGTATGACTGTGCAGCGAGGAGCTCAGTGAGCACAGCTCTGACTGTAACCAACACCCTGGCTCTGCTCCACAGCTGCATCAACCCCTTCCTGTACGCATTTGTGGGACAGAGGTTCAGGAAAAAAATTATGCACTTGTCTCAGAGGAAACTAAGACAGGAGAGGATGTCACTGTCAAAGTTCAGCAGGTCGACCTCTCAGACCTCTGAGGGAAGTGGAGCAGTTTTCTGA
- the LOC113164758 gene encoding C-X-C chemokine receptor type 1-like has protein sequence MNQTFMYCYCCYMLLHFCFTFHHVCFNKKKKKKKKNLIADLEEGNRKCGQLTMKKAHIVSFFSTNSFGCQAIAVFESRRSPTEVMSTTYIFTDDYFENDTSHNNLTNYIPDQDILSCETKPLEPAAALILCLINAAIFLLAIPGNLLVGCVISSSINALTPSDMYLFHLTIADGLMALTIPFSATAMIQGWIFEDFMCKLISFVFDVNFYTSIIFLVCISVDRYLVIVHARETYKHRKRMCSWILCAAVWGLGLALAAPSFFHQVSKISNDSEILICSETYDKDNAALWRLAIRGVHHIFGFLLPLGVMITCYSITIARLLHTRGFHKHRAMKVIIVLVVAFLLCWTPYHLTTIVDTLLRGRVIPYDCAVRSSVSTALTVTNTLALLHSCINPFLYAFVGQRFRKKIMHLSQRKLRKERMSLSKFSRSTSQTSEGSGAVF, from the exons ATGAATCAGACGTTTATGTATTGTTATTGCTGTTACATGTTATTACACTTTTGCTTTACATTTCACCATGTCTgcttcaacaaaaaaaaaaaaaaaaaaaaaaaaaatttgataGCTGATCTtgaggaaggaaacaggaaatgtggtCAACTCACCATGAAAAAAGCCCACATTGTATCATTCTTCAGCACAAACTCATTTGGGTGTCAAGCTATCGCCGTCTTTGAAAGTCGCCGCAGCCCAACAGAAG TCATGTCCACCACCTACATCTTCACTGATGATTACTTTGAAAATGACACCAGCCACAATAATCTCACAAACTACATTCCGGATCAGGATATATTATCATGTGAAACAAAACCACTGGAACCTGCAGCAGCTTTGATCCTGTGTCTCATCAACGCTGCCATCTTTCTACTGGCAATACCAGGAAACCTGTTAGTGGGGTGTGTGATCAGCTCCAGCATAAATGCCCTGACTCCATCGGATATGTACTTGTTTCATCTGACGATAGCAGATGGTCTGATGGCCCTGACTATTCCATTCTCAGCTACAGCAATGATTCAAGGATGGATATTCGAAGACTTCATGTGCAAACTTATCAGCTTTGTCTTCGACGTAAACTTCTACACCAGCATCATCTTCCTAGTCTGTATTAGCGTCGATCGGTATCTTGTGATTGTGCACGCCAGAGAAACTTACAAGCATCGCAAGAGGATGTGCAGCTGGATcctgtgtgcagcagtgtgggGCCTCGGTTTGGCCCTCGCTGCGCCTTCATTTTTCCACCAAGTCTCCAAGATCAGCAACGACTCAGAGATATTGATCTGTTCTGAAACCTATGACAAGGACAATGCCGCTTTATGGAGACTTGCAATTCGGGGGGTTCACCACATATTTGGCTTTTTACTCCCTCTTGGTGTCATGATAACCTGCTACAGCATCACCATCGCAAGGCTGCTGCACACTCGTGGTTTCCACAAGCACCGGGCCATGAAGGTGATCATAGTCTTGGTGGTTGCGTTCCTGCTGTGCTGGACTCCATATCATTTAACCACAATAGTGGACACGCTCCTGAGGGGTCGTGTGATACCGTATGACTGTGCAGTGAGGAGCTCAGTGAGCACAGCTCTGACTGTAACCAACACCCTGGCTCTGCTCCACAGCTGCATCAACCCCTTCCTGTACGCATTTGTGGGACAGAGGTTCAGGAAAAAAATTATGCACTTGTCTCAGAGGAAACTAAGAAAGGAGAGGATGTCACTGTCAAAGTTCAGCAGGTCGACCTCTCAGACCTCTGAGGGAAGTGGAGCAGTTTTCTGA
- the slc19a1 gene encoding reduced folate transporter produces MVAGSGDCSEGEKETDMKVPASEDIKEQGDAGMDVSAADALSPSEGPPEEAREPRKWKWAVIFLCFYGFMSSIRPGEPFITPYLLSYEKNFTREQVTNEITPVLTYSYMAVLVPAFLLTDLLRYKPVLIIQGVSQVIIWIILLLGSTLIQMQFMEFFYGITMACRVAYSSYIFSLVSPVLYQRVAGYSRSSVLLGVFTSSVLGQLCMSLGNISFYTLNAISLGFVSFGLLLSMCLPWPKRSLFFNRTQTQEQKQVAATEATESELDKMNPKASVTPAATPTCSSKRWKDSVIVEMLLEVRNVVKRPNLRLWSLWWVFNSTGYYLVLFYVHILWNKVYPATDNKKVYNGGVEAASTLLSAITSFMAGYVKIRWNLWSELVIGVITALQAGLLLLMYTTDNIWVCYISYVLFRGFYQFLVPIATFQIASSLTKELCALVFGINTFLGTILKSIINLIFIDKRGLALDVHSQFQVYFIYFSILTVVYFVCAAVVIIRHYRSRSREGAGSCEQPLPTELSPVAVSSEAEPLSNGASVKA; encoded by the exons ATGGTAGCAGGAAGTGGAGACTGTTCAGaaggggagaaagagacagacatgaaagtACCTGCATCTGAAGACATCAAAGAACAAGGAGACGCAGGGAtggatgtttctgctgctgatgccTTATCTCCCTCTGAAGGTCCACCAGAGGAAGCCAGGGAGCCCAGAAAGTGGAAATGGGCTGTGATATTCCTGTGTTTTTATGGATTTATGTCATCGATAAGGCCTGGGGAGCCCTTCATTACACCATATCTGCTGAGCTATGAGAAGAACTTCACCAGGGAACAG GTGACCAATGAGATCACTCCCGTGCTGACGTACTCCTACATGGCCGTGCTGGTGCCAGCCTTCCTGTTGACTGATCTTCTGCGCTACAAGCCGGTCCTGATCATCCAGGGCGTCAGTCAGGTGATCATCTGGATTATTCTGCTCCTGGGTAGCACCCTCATCCAGATGCAGTTCATGGAGTTCTTCTATGGCATCACCATGGCGTGTCGCGTGGCCTACTCCTCCTACATCTTCTCCCTGGTCAGCCCGGTCCTGTACCAGCGCGTGGCTGGATACTCGCGGTCCTCTGTTCTGTTGGGGGTGTTCACCAGCTCGGTGCTGGGTCAGCTCTGCATGTCTCTGGGCAACATCAGCTTCTACACCCTCAACGCGATTTCTTTGGGCTTTGTCAGCTTTGGTCTGCTGCTCTCGATGTGCCTGCCCTGGCCTAAACGCTCCTTGTTTTTCAACCGGACGCAGACTCAGGAGCAAAAACAAGTGGCAGCAACAGAAGCCACAGAGTCAGAACTGGACAAAATGAACCCCAAAGCCAGCGTGACGCCCGCCGCCACCCCCACCTGCTCTTCAAAACGCTGGAAGGATTCTGTCATTGTGGAGATGCTGCTGGAGGTGAGAAATGTGGTGAAGAGGCCCAACCTGAGGCTCTGGTCCCTGTGGTGGGTGTTCAACTCCACAGGGTACTACCTGGTGCTGTTCTACGTCCACATCCTGTGGAACAAAGTCTACCCGGCCACTGATAACAAGAAAGTGTACAACGGAGGAGTGGAGGCAGCTTCTACCTTACTGA GTGCTATAACATCCTTCATGGCTGGTTATGTGAAAATCCGATGGAACCTCTGGTCTGAACTGGTCATTGGTGTCATCACAGCTTTGCAGGCgggtctgctgctgctcatgtACACCACAGACAACATTTGGGTGTGCTACATCTCCTACGTCCTCTTCAGAGGCTTCTACCAGTTCCTGGTGCCTATTGCCAC CTTCCAGATCGCCTCGTCACTCACCAAGGAGCTGTGTGCGCTGGTGTTTGGCATCAACACTTTCCTGGGGACCATACTGAAGAGCATCATCAACCTGATATTTATTGACAAGAGGGGCCTGGCTTTGGATGTGCACTCTCAG TTCCAGGTGTACTTCATTTACTTCAGCATTCTCACTGTCGTCTACTTCGTCTGTGCTGCCGTGGTCATCATCCGTCATTACCGGAGTCGGTCCAGGGAGGGAGCAGGGAGCTGTGAGCAGCCGTTACCCACAGAGCTCAGCCCTGTGGCTGTAAGTTCAGAGGCAGAGCCCTTATCTAATGGCGCAAGTGTCAAAGCATAA
- the LOC113162931 gene encoding C-X-C chemokine receptor type 1-like, whose translation MNQTFMYCYCCYMLLHFCFTFHHVCFNKKKKHLIADLEEGNRKCGQLTMKKAHIVSFFSTNSFGCQAIAVFESRRSPTEVMSTTYIFTDDYFENDTSHNNLTNYIPDQDILSCETKPLEPAAALILCLINAAIFLLAIPGNLLVGCVISSSINALTPSDMYLFHLTIADGLMALTIPFSATAMIQGWIFEDFMCKLISFVFDVNFYTSIIFLVCISVDRYLVIVHARETYKHRKRMCSWILCAAVWGLGLALAAPSFFHQVSKISNDSEILICSETYDKDTAALWRLAIRGVHHIFGFLLPLGVMITCYSITIARLLHTRGFHKHRAMKVIIVVVVAFLLCWTPYHLTTIVDTLLRGHVIPFDCAVRSSVSTALTVTNTLALLHSCINPFLYAFVGQRFRKKIMHLSQRKLRKERMSMSKFSRSTSQTSEGSGAVF comes from the exons ATGAATCAGACGTTTATGTATTGTTATTGCTGTTACATGTTATTACACTTTTGCTTTACATTTCACCATGTCTgcttcaacaaaaaaaaaaaacatttgatagcTGATCTtgaggaaggaaacaggaaatgtggtCAACTCACCATGAAAAAAGCCCACATTGTATCATTCTTCAGCACAAACTCATTTGGGTGTCAAGCTATCGCTGTCTTTGAAAGTCGCCGCAGCCCAACAGAAG TCATGTCCACCACCTACATCTTCACTGATGATTACTTTGAAAATGACACCAGCCACAATAATCTCACAAACTACATTCCGGATCAGGATATATTATCATGTGAAACAAAACCACTGGAACCTGCAGCAGCTTTGATCCTGTGTCTCATCAACGCTGCCATCTTTCTACTGGCAATACCAGGAAACCTGTTAGTGGGGTGTGTGATCAGCTCCAGCATAAATGCCCTGACTCCATCGGATATGTACTTGTTTCATCTGACGATAGCAGATGGTCTGATGGCCCTGACTATTCCATTCTCAGCTACAGCAATGATTCAAGGATGGATATTCGAAGACTTCATGTGCAAACTTATCAGCTTTGTCTTCGACGTAAACTTCTACACCAGCATCATCTTCCTAGTCTGTATTAGTGTCGATCGGTATCTTGTGATTGTGCACGCCAGAGAAACTTACAAGCATCGCAAGAGGATGTGCAGCTGGATcctgtgtgcagcagtgtgggGCCTCGGTTTGGCCCTCGCTGCGCCTTCATTTTTCCACCAAGTCTCCAAGATCAGCAACGACTCAGAGATATTGATCTGTTCTGAAACCTATGACAAGGACACTGCCGCTTTATGGAGACTTGCAATTCGGGGGGTTCACCACATATTTGGCTTTTTACTCCCTCTTGGTGTCATGATAACCTGCTACAGCATCACCATCGCAAGGCTGCTGCACACTCGTGGTTTCCACAAGCACCGGGCCATGAAGGTGATCATAGTCGTGGTGGTTGCGTTCCTGCTGTGCTGGACTCCATATCATTTAACCACAATAGTGGACACGCTCCTGAGAGGTCATGTGATACCGTTTGACTGTGCAGTGAGGAGCTCAGTGAGCACAGCTCTGACTGTAACCAACACCCTGGCTCTGCTCCACAGCTGCATCAACCCCTTCCTGTACGCATTTGTGGGACAGAGGTTCAGGAAAAAAATTATGCACTTGTCTCAGAGGAAACTAAGAAAGGAGAGGATGTCAATGTCAAAGTTCAGCAGGTCGACCTCTCAGACCTCTGAGGGAAGTGGAGCAGTTTTCTGA
- the LOC113163988 gene encoding cytochrome P450 4F3 isoform X1, protein MSLLQGVLSQVLSWAGLCQILYLLGTGLVAVVAAWTVKLLVRHVWYTHKLSCFSKPHANSWLIGHLGQMQNTEEGLQQVDDLVQTFKHSCCWFIGPFYHLVRVFHPDFVRPLLVAPASITVKDELIYNHLRPWLGQSLLISNGEMWSRKRRLLSPAFHFDILKNYVTVFNASTNIMHDKWRRLVAEGSSNLEMFDQVTLMTLDSLLKCAFSYNSNCQESTSEYVSAIVELSDLIIDRRQKVLHHWDWIYWKTQQGKRFKKALSIVHGFTREVVQKRRARISQQKSTETPSDFTTKPRRKDFVDIILLTEDENGQSLTDEEIQAEANTFMFAGHDTTASAICWTLYNLARHPHYQEKCRQEVVDLMQGRDAPTLEWEDLSNLPFTTMCVKESLRLHSPVQAVTRKYTQDVALPGGCTVPKGAICLVSIYGTHHNPVVWTNPHEFNPMRFDPANKEGQAPHAFIPFSSGPRNCIGQKFALAELRVVVALTLLRFRLTPGVNPKLGTSPGGVQRLPQLVLRAVGGLWLQLEPLIPQNPKEPRD, encoded by the exons ATGTCTCTCCTCCAGGGTGTCCTCTCTCAGGTGCTCAGCTGGGCCGGGCTCTGTCAGATCCTGTACCTGCTGGGTACTGGACTGGTTGCTGTGGTTGCAGCTTGGACGGTGAAGCTGCTGGTGCGACATGTCTGGTACACGCATAAGCTCTCCTGCTTCAGCAAGCCTCATGCAAACTCTTGGCTGATCGGTCACCTGGGTCAG ATGCAGAACACAGAAGAAGGTCTTCAGCAGGTGGATGACCTGGTGCAGACGTTCAAACACTCCTGCTGCTGGTTCATCGGTCCTTTCTATCACCTGGTCCGAGTCTTCCACCCTGACTTTGTCAGACCTCTGCTAGTGGCTCCTG CCAGTATCACAGTGAAAGATGAGTTAATCTACAACCATCTGCGTCCATGGCTTG GACAAAGTCTGTTGATAAGTAATGGCGAGATGTGGTCTCGCAAGAGACGGCTGCTGAGTCCAGCTTTTCATTTTGATATCCTGAAGAACTACGTTACTGTGTTTAACGCCTCAACCAACATCATGCAT GACAAATGGCGTCGCCTGGTCGCAGAAGGCAGCTCCAATCTCGAGATGTTTGACCAAGTCACTCTGATGACCCTGGACAGTTTACTGAAATGTGCCTTTAGCTACAACAGCAACTGTCAGGA GTCGACTAGCGAGTACGTGTCAGCCATAGTCGAGCTCAGTGACCTGATAATAGATCGCCGCCAAAAGGTTTTGCACCACTGGGACTGGATTTactggaaaacacagcagggGAAACGATTCAAAAAGGCCTTGAGTATAGTTCACGG GTTTACAAGGGAAGTGGTTCAGAAGCGCCGTGCTCGTATCAGTCAGCAGAAGTCGACAGAAACACCGTCGGATTTCACCACAAAACCGAGGAGGAAAGATTTTGTGGACATCATCCTGCTGACAGAG gATGAGAACGGACAAAGCCTAACAGACGAGGAGATACAAGCTGAGGCCAACACCTTCATGTTCGCAG GTCACGACACAACGGCCAGTGCGATTTGTTGGACTCTGTATAATTTAGCACGTCATCCCCACTATCAGGAGAAGTGCAGGCAGGAAGTGGTGGATCTGATGCAGGGACGAGATGCACCGACACTAGAGTG GGAGGATCTGTCCAACCTTCCCTTCACCACCATGTGCGTCAAAGAGAGCCTCAGACTCCACTCTCCTGTGCAGGCTGTAACAAGGAAATACACCCAGGACGTGGCTCTGCCAGGAGGTTGCACAGTACCAAAAG GTGCCATCTGTTTGGTCAGTATCTATGGAACGCACCACAACCCTGTCGTCTGGACAAACCCACAT GAGTTTAATCCAATGCGTTTCGACCCGGCTAACAAAGAGGGCCAGGCTCCTCATGCCTTCATTCCCTTTTCCTCAGGCCCCAG gaaCTGCATCGGTCAGAAGTTCGCTCTGGCAGAGCTGCGAGTCGTTGTGGCGTTGACCCTGCTCAGGTTTCGTCTGACCCCAGGAGTGAACCCTAAACTCGGGACCAGCCCCGGTGGCGTTCAGCGTCTGCCCCAGCTCGTCCTGCGAGCTGTGGGAGGCCTGTGGCTGCAGCTGGAGCCTCTGATCCCACAGAACCCGAAGGAACCACGGGATTAA
- the LOC113163988 gene encoding cytochrome P450 4F3 isoform X2: MSLLQGVLSQVLSWAGLCQILYLLGTGLVAVVAAWTVKLLVRHVWYTHKLSCFSKPHANSWLIGHLGQMQNTEEGLQQVDDLVQTFKHSCCWFIGPFYHLVRVFHPDFVRPLLVAPASITVKDELIYNHLRPWLGQSLLISNGEMWSRKRRLLSPAFHFDILKNYVTVFNASTNIMHDKWRRLVAEGSSNLEMFDQVTLMTLDSLLKCAFSYNSNCQESTSEYVSAIVELSDLIIDRRQKVLHHWDWIYWKTQQGKRFKKALSIVHGFTREVVQKRRARISQQKSTETPSDFTTKPRRKDFVDIILLTEDENGQSLTDEEIQAEANTFMFAGHDTTASAICWTLYNLARHPHYQEKCRQEVVDLMQGRDAPTLEWEDLSNLPFTTMCVKESLRLHSPVQAVTRKYTQDVALPGGCTVPKGAICLVSIYGTHHNPVVWTNPHELHRSEVRSGRAASRCGVDPAQVSSDPRSEP; the protein is encoded by the exons ATGTCTCTCCTCCAGGGTGTCCTCTCTCAGGTGCTCAGCTGGGCCGGGCTCTGTCAGATCCTGTACCTGCTGGGTACTGGACTGGTTGCTGTGGTTGCAGCTTGGACGGTGAAGCTGCTGGTGCGACATGTCTGGTACACGCATAAGCTCTCCTGCTTCAGCAAGCCTCATGCAAACTCTTGGCTGATCGGTCACCTGGGTCAG ATGCAGAACACAGAAGAAGGTCTTCAGCAGGTGGATGACCTGGTGCAGACGTTCAAACACTCCTGCTGCTGGTTCATCGGTCCTTTCTATCACCTGGTCCGAGTCTTCCACCCTGACTTTGTCAGACCTCTGCTAGTGGCTCCTG CCAGTATCACAGTGAAAGATGAGTTAATCTACAACCATCTGCGTCCATGGCTTG GACAAAGTCTGTTGATAAGTAATGGCGAGATGTGGTCTCGCAAGAGACGGCTGCTGAGTCCAGCTTTTCATTTTGATATCCTGAAGAACTACGTTACTGTGTTTAACGCCTCAACCAACATCATGCAT GACAAATGGCGTCGCCTGGTCGCAGAAGGCAGCTCCAATCTCGAGATGTTTGACCAAGTCACTCTGATGACCCTGGACAGTTTACTGAAATGTGCCTTTAGCTACAACAGCAACTGTCAGGA GTCGACTAGCGAGTACGTGTCAGCCATAGTCGAGCTCAGTGACCTGATAATAGATCGCCGCCAAAAGGTTTTGCACCACTGGGACTGGATTTactggaaaacacagcagggGAAACGATTCAAAAAGGCCTTGAGTATAGTTCACGG GTTTACAAGGGAAGTGGTTCAGAAGCGCCGTGCTCGTATCAGTCAGCAGAAGTCGACAGAAACACCGTCGGATTTCACCACAAAACCGAGGAGGAAAGATTTTGTGGACATCATCCTGCTGACAGAG gATGAGAACGGACAAAGCCTAACAGACGAGGAGATACAAGCTGAGGCCAACACCTTCATGTTCGCAG GTCACGACACAACGGCCAGTGCGATTTGTTGGACTCTGTATAATTTAGCACGTCATCCCCACTATCAGGAGAAGTGCAGGCAGGAAGTGGTGGATCTGATGCAGGGACGAGATGCACCGACACTAGAGTG GGAGGATCTGTCCAACCTTCCCTTCACCACCATGTGCGTCAAAGAGAGCCTCAGACTCCACTCTCCTGTGCAGGCTGTAACAAGGAAATACACCCAGGACGTGGCTCTGCCAGGAGGTTGCACAGTACCAAAAG GTGCCATCTGTTTGGTCAGTATCTATGGAACGCACCACAACCCTGTCGTCTGGACAAACCCACAT gaaCTGCATCGGTCAGAAGTTCGCTCTGGCAGAGCTGCGAGTCGTTGTGGCGTTGACCCTGCTCAGGTTTCGTCTGACCCCAGGAGTGAACCCTAA